In one Thioclava sp. ES.031 genomic region, the following are encoded:
- a CDS encoding alpha-E domain-containing protein, with protein sequence MLSRTAENLFWVARYMERAETMARLLEVGARIALTPSTGHGYRSEWESLLQASGTADGFSEKYGDPVQRNIESYLFFDRDNPSSVISCIERARENARIVRTAITGQVWDTLNTAFQEIRQIERQPRSEWEITELCEWVTRQSALLRGAMDGSMLRNDGFFFMNLGYALERADNTARLIDVKYFVLLPSVEMVGSGLDNYQWQVLLRALQSYRAFHWAYGGELTASKIMHFLILNPASPRSLMSATRKAMHHLDNLESFYEVAPGTGLPQMRAKALMTELNQTKVAEIVDEGLHEFLTRFIGEIGQLTALVQQTYLSGDAR encoded by the coding sequence ATGCTGAGTAGAACCGCTGAAAACCTGTTCTGGGTCGCGCGCTACATGGAGCGCGCGGAAACGATGGCACGGCTTCTGGAGGTCGGCGCGCGGATCGCGCTGACGCCCTCGACCGGGCATGGCTACCGCTCGGAATGGGAGAGCCTGCTGCAAGCCTCGGGCACTGCCGACGGTTTTTCCGAGAAATACGGCGACCCGGTGCAGCGCAATATAGAGAGCTACCTTTTCTTCGATCGCGACAACCCGTCCTCGGTGATTTCCTGCATCGAACGGGCACGGGAAAACGCCCGCATCGTGCGCACGGCGATCACCGGTCAGGTCTGGGACACGCTCAACACGGCGTTTCAGGAGATCCGCCAGATCGAGCGTCAGCCGCGTTCGGAATGGGAGATTACCGAGCTCTGCGAGTGGGTGACCCGGCAATCCGCGCTCCTGCGGGGCGCTATGGACGGCTCGATGCTGCGCAATGACGGGTTCTTCTTCATGAATCTCGGCTATGCGCTGGAGCGGGCCGACAACACCGCGCGCCTGATCGACGTGAAGTATTTCGTGCTGCTGCCTTCGGTGGAGATGGTGGGCTCTGGCCTCGACAATTACCAATGGCAGGTGCTGTTGCGCGCGCTGCAATCCTACCGCGCCTTCCACTGGGCCTATGGCGGTGAGTTGACGGCGTCGAAGATCATGCACTTCCTGATCCTCAACCCGGCCAGCCCGCGCTCGCTGATGTCGGCGACGCGCAAGGCGATGCACCATCTCGACAATCTCGAAAGTTTCTACGAGGTCGCGCCGGGCACCGGCCTGCCGCAGATGCGCGCCAAGGCGCTGATGACCGAGCTGAACCAGACCAAGGTCGCCGAAATTGTCGACGAGGGGCTGCACGAGTTCCTCACCCGCTTCATCGGCGAGATCGGGCAGCTCACCGCGCTCGTTCAGCAAACCTACCTGTCGGGAGATGCGCGATGA